The Pseudomonadota bacterium genomic interval TCGTCGTGCAGGGCCCGGATCTCGGCCATGACGTTCTCGGGCGAGCGCTTGCGCAGCTCCTTGCCGAACATCTTGTGGCAGTAGATGCAGCGAAAGGGGCACGCGCGCGTCGTGAACACCCCCATGTAGCTGTGCCTGCCGATACGGCTCATCCGCTCGTGCCCGGCGTAGGCCGGGACGTCGACGAGATCCCAGGCCGGGAACGGCAGATCGTCGAGCCTCTCGACGAAGCGCGTCTGCGGATGCACGCGCAGCTCGGCCCCGTCGCGCCAGGCCAGGCCGTCGATGCGGTCGACCTTTCCTCCGCTCCGCAGGGCGGCCGAGAGCTCGACGGCGCTGAGATCCCCCTCCCCCAGCACGGCGTAGTCGACGTTCGGATCGGCCATGACGCCCTGTGTGTAGATCGACGCGTGCGGTCCGCCCGCGACCACGATCAGATCCTTGCGCACGCCCTTGGCCGCCGCCGCCGCGCGGTGCAGCCCCTTGGACTCGAAGGTGATGGCGCTGATCCCGACCCAGTCGGGATCGAACGCGCGGATGTGCCCCTCGAGATCCTCGGCGCCGATCCGCTCCACGGGCTGGTGGAGGATGCGCACCTCTGCGCCCTCGGCCCTCCGCAGGCTCGCGGCGACGGCCATGAGCCCCAGCGGCGGTGAGTGGTAGTCGGTCGGCGCGTTCTGCTCGGGCTTGATCAGCAGGATCTTCTGGGGGGCGGCGGGCATGCGCCGCTAGAAGACGCAGATGTAGCCGGCGCCCAGGGCCGAGTCCGTGCACTCCTGGGTGCTGGTGCAGCCCTTGTGCTCGCAGGCGCCGTCCGTGCACAGCCAGTGCGCCTCGTTGAACAGATCGGCGGTGACGGCCGCGTCGGTGCAGTCGATCGGCTCCGCG includes:
- a CDS encoding B12-binding domain-containing radical SAM protein, translating into MPAAPQKILLIKPEQNAPTDYHSPPLGLMAVAASLRRAEGAEVRILHQPVERIGAEDLEGHIRAFDPDWVGISAITFESKGLHRAAAAAKGVRKDLIVVAGGPHASIYTQGVMADPNVDYAVLGEGDLSAVELSAALRSGGKVDRIDGLAWRDGAELRVHPQTRFVERLDDLPFPAWDLVDVPAYAGHERMSRIGRHSYMGVFTTRACPFRCIYCHKMFGKELRKRSPENVMAEIRALHDEQGVRELEIVDDCFNLDLPRAKAIFDLIVASGLQLRIMFPNGVRGDHLDEEFMVKGRAAGVAAMSFGIETASPRLQKLLHKNLDLEKVSRSIALAREHGIMTLGFFMLGFPTETADEMEATIDYAARSALHAANFFAVTPFAGTELAAWAEREGKSTACDFDQPFMSGGFTNLTELSDRELKRIRRRGVLRFYARPSRVFSILRDYPDKRELPRLLGVLLKRLMLKA